Proteins encoded by one window of Bradyrhizobium sp. B097:
- a CDS encoding thiolase family protein, with translation MSFVTGVGLTSYGKHEGLSSLDLMSKAAELAISDAGLKRSDIDGILCGYSTVSPHIMLATVFAEHFGIRPSYAHAVQVGGATGLAMTMLAHQLVDAGVAKHVLVVGGENRLTGQSRDASIQALAQVGHPDYEVTLGPTIPAYYGLVATRYMHEYGLTQEDLAEFAVLMRKHALMHPGAQFHEPITVADVMASKPVAMPLKLLDCCPVSDGGAACVISREPTGERRVRIRGCAQAHTHQHVTAAPALSELGAEISIAKAKEVSGVAISDVRYAAVYDSFTITLAMLLEDLGLAKRGEAAARVRAGYFNQDGEMPLNTHGGLLSYGHCGVGGAMAHLVETHLQMTGRADNRQVRDASVALLHGDGGVLSSHVSMFLERVR, from the coding sequence ATGAGCTTCGTCACCGGCGTCGGCCTCACATCCTACGGCAAGCATGAGGGCCTGTCCTCGCTCGACCTGATGAGCAAGGCGGCCGAGCTTGCGATCTCCGATGCCGGGCTGAAGCGCTCCGACATCGACGGCATTCTCTGCGGTTATTCCACGGTCTCGCCCCATATCATGCTGGCCACTGTGTTCGCCGAGCATTTTGGTATTCGTCCGTCCTATGCCCACGCCGTGCAGGTCGGCGGCGCCACGGGCCTCGCGATGACCATGCTGGCGCATCAACTCGTCGACGCCGGTGTCGCAAAACACGTGCTGGTGGTCGGCGGCGAGAACCGGCTGACCGGGCAGAGCCGCGACGCTTCGATCCAGGCGCTGGCCCAGGTCGGCCACCCCGATTACGAGGTGACGCTGGGGCCGACGATCCCGGCCTATTACGGCCTGGTCGCGACGCGCTACATGCATGAATACGGCCTCACGCAGGAAGACCTCGCCGAGTTCGCGGTGCTGATGCGCAAGCACGCGCTGATGCATCCCGGCGCGCAATTCCACGAGCCGATCACGGTTGCCGATGTGATGGCCTCGAAGCCGGTGGCGATGCCGCTCAAACTGCTCGACTGCTGCCCCGTCTCCGACGGCGGTGCGGCGTGTGTCATCAGCCGCGAGCCGACCGGCGAGCGGCGGGTTCGCATCCGCGGCTGCGCCCAGGCGCACACCCATCAGCACGTCACGGCCGCGCCGGCGCTGAGTGAGCTCGGCGCGGAGATCTCAATCGCGAAGGCGAAGGAAGTGTCGGGTGTCGCGATATCAGACGTGCGTTACGCCGCGGTCTACGACAGCTTCACGATCACGCTGGCGATGCTGCTGGAGGATCTCGGCCTCGCCAAGCGCGGCGAGGCGGCCGCGCGGGTGCGCGCCGGCTATTTCAATCAGGATGGCGAGATGCCGCTCAACACCCATGGCGGGCTGCTCAGCTATGGCCATTGCGGCGTCGGCGGCGCGATGGCGCATCTGGTCGAAACCCATCTGCAGATGACCGGCCGCGCCGACAATCGCCAGGTGCGCGACGCCTCGGTCGCGTTGCTGCATGGCGACGGCGGCGTGCTGTCCTCGCATGTCAGCATGTTCCTGGAGCGCGTGCGATGA
- a CDS encoding acyl-CoA dehydrogenase family protein codes for MDFALSANQESIRDAVAKICTRFDEAYWLKKDKEGGYPADFHRALADAGWLGICIPEEYGGSGLGITDAAIMMRTISESGAGMSGASAVHMNVFGLNPVVVFGTEEQCQRMLPPIIDGRDKSCFAVTEPNTGLNTTQLKTRAVRQGDKYIVNGQKVWISTAQVANKILLLARTTPLEEVRSPTHGLSLFYTDFDRKRVTVHEIEKMGRKPVDSNELFFENFEIPVEDRIGEEGRGFEYILHGMNPERILIAAEAVGLGQIALKRASEYAKGRIVFNRPIGMNQGIQHPLAKCWMELEAAWLMVLRAGWQYDQNLPCGPAANAAKYLAAEAGFHACEQAVMTHGGFGYAKEYHVERYFRESLIPRIAPISPQLILSFIGEKVLGLPKSY; via the coding sequence ATGGATTTCGCACTCTCCGCCAACCAGGAATCGATCCGCGACGCCGTCGCCAAGATCTGCACCCGCTTTGACGAGGCCTACTGGCTGAAGAAGGACAAGGAGGGCGGCTATCCCGCCGACTTCCATCGCGCGCTGGCAGATGCCGGCTGGCTCGGCATCTGCATTCCCGAGGAATATGGCGGCTCCGGGCTCGGCATCACCGATGCCGCGATCATGATGCGCACGATCTCCGAATCCGGCGCCGGCATGTCCGGCGCGTCCGCGGTGCACATGAACGTGTTCGGGCTCAATCCGGTGGTGGTGTTCGGCACCGAGGAGCAGTGCCAGCGCATGCTGCCGCCGATCATCGACGGCCGCGACAAGTCCTGCTTTGCGGTGACCGAGCCCAACACCGGCCTCAACACCACCCAGCTCAAGACCCGCGCCGTGCGCCAGGGCGACAAGTACATCGTCAACGGCCAGAAGGTGTGGATCTCGACCGCGCAGGTCGCCAACAAGATCCTGCTGCTCGCGCGCACCACGCCGCTGGAGGAGGTGCGCAGCCCGACCCACGGCCTCAGCCTGTTCTACACCGACTTCGACCGCAAGCGCGTCACCGTGCACGAGATCGAGAAGATGGGCCGCAAGCCGGTCGACTCCAACGAGCTGTTCTTCGAGAATTTCGAGATCCCGGTCGAGGACCGCATCGGCGAAGAGGGGCGCGGCTTCGAATACATCCTGCACGGCATGAACCCCGAGCGCATCCTGATCGCAGCCGAAGCGGTCGGCCTCGGCCAGATCGCGCTGAAGCGGGCGTCGGAATACGCCAAGGGCCGCATCGTGTTCAACCGCCCGATCGGCATGAACCAGGGGATCCAGCATCCGCTGGCGAAGTGCTGGATGGAGCTGGAGGCCGCTTGGCTGATGGTGCTGCGCGCCGGCTGGCAATACGACCAGAACCTGCCCTGCGGCCCGGCCGCGAACGCGGCAAAATATCTCGCGGCGGAAGCCGGCTTCCACGCCTGCGAGCAGGCGGTGATGACCCATGGCGGCTTCGGCTATGCCAAGGAGTATCACGTCGAGCGCTATTTCAGGGAATCGCTGATCCCGCGCATCGCGCCGATCAGCCCGCAGCTCATCCTCAGCTTCATCGGCGAGAAGGTGCTCGGCCTTCCGAAGTCGTATTGA
- a CDS encoding CoA transferase: MGPLQGIKVVDMTTVLMGPYATQMLGDYGADVIKVESPDGDVTRQIGPTRHPGMGPVFLNTNRSKRSVCLDLKKPAGREAVLRLIAQADVLVYNVRPQAMARLQLGYDVVSKVNPRLIYAGVFGFGQEGPYAAKPAYDDLIQGATALPALMAQTSDGVPRYVPNALVDRIVGLTAVGAICASLVHRDRTGQGQRVDIPMFETMAGFVMGDHMGGLTYDPPLDKGGYARHLSPDRRPYKTLDGYICVIVYNDKQWENFFKATGRDDLRGDPKFATFAGRATNIDVVYAELARILLTKTTAEWNEILEKADVPVMPMHDLESLLEDPHMVATGVFPVVDHPTEGRIRSMTPSARWSETKVEPSRLAPRLGEHSAEILREAGFSTDEIAAMVRDGAAKVVKA; encoded by the coding sequence ATGGGACCACTGCAGGGTATCAAGGTCGTCGACATGACGACCGTGCTGATGGGACCCTATGCCACCCAGATGCTCGGCGACTACGGCGCCGACGTCATCAAGGTGGAATCACCCGACGGCGACGTGACGCGGCAGATCGGTCCGACACGGCATCCCGGCATGGGACCGGTGTTCCTCAACACCAACCGCAGCAAGCGCTCGGTCTGCCTCGACCTCAAAAAGCCGGCGGGGCGCGAGGCCGTGCTGCGGTTGATCGCGCAGGCCGACGTGCTGGTCTACAATGTGCGGCCGCAGGCGATGGCGCGGCTGCAACTCGGCTACGACGTGGTTTCCAAGGTCAATCCGCGGCTGATCTATGCCGGCGTGTTCGGCTTCGGCCAGGAGGGCCCGTATGCCGCCAAGCCCGCCTATGACGACCTGATCCAGGGCGCCACCGCGCTGCCGGCGCTGATGGCGCAGACCTCGGACGGCGTGCCGCGCTACGTGCCGAATGCGCTGGTCGATCGCATCGTCGGGCTCACCGCGGTCGGCGCGATCTGCGCGAGCCTCGTGCACCGCGACCGGACCGGGCAGGGCCAGCGCGTCGACATTCCGATGTTCGAGACCATGGCCGGCTTCGTCATGGGCGACCATATGGGCGGATTGACTTACGATCCACCGCTCGACAAGGGCGGCTATGCGCGGCATCTGTCGCCGGACCGGCGGCCCTACAAGACGCTGGACGGCTATATCTGCGTGATCGTCTACAACGACAAGCAGTGGGAGAATTTCTTCAAGGCGACCGGTCGCGACGATCTGCGCGGCGATCCGAAATTCGCGACCTTCGCCGGCCGCGCCACCAACATCGATGTCGTCTACGCCGAACTTGCACGCATTCTGCTGACCAAGACCACCGCCGAGTGGAACGAGATCCTCGAGAAGGCCGACGTGCCCGTGATGCCGATGCACGATCTCGAGAGCCTGCTGGAGGACCCGCATATGGTCGCGACTGGCGTCTTCCCCGTGGTCGATCACCCGACCGAGGGCCGTATCCGCAGCATGACGCCGTCGGCGCGCTGGTCGGAGACCAAGGTCGAGCCAAGCCGGCTGGCGCCCAGGCTCGGCGAGCACAGCGCGGAGATTTTGCGCGAGGCGGGTTTCTCGACCGATGAGATCGCGGCGATGGTGCGCGACGGCGCGGCCAAAGTGGTGAAGGCATAG